The genomic segment GGCGTGCCCCAGCGCCCCGCCGGGATGCGCTCCATGATCTGGCGGCTGCGCTCGGGGTCGTCACGCAGGGCCTGGGTGTTGTCGGTGGCCATGTAGCCGGGGGCGATAGCGTTGACACACACGCCGCTGCCCGCCCACTCGTTGGCCATGGCCTTGGTCAGGCCCGCCAGCGCGTGCTTGGCGGCGGTGTAGGCGGGCACGCGGATACCGCCCTGGAACGACAGCAGCGAGGCGATGTTGATGATCCGCCCGTGGCGCTGGGCCAGCATGTGCCGCCCCGCCGCCTGCGCCGCCGCCCACGCGCCGATCAGGTTCACATCCAGCACGGCGGTGAAGTCCTCTAGCGCGGTGGACGCGGCCTCGGCGCGGCGGATGGTCCCGGCGTTGTTCACCAGGATGTCGATCCGGCCCAGCTCGGCCACGGCCTGCTCCACCACGCCCGCCGCCGCCTGGGGTTCGCCCAGGTCGGCGGTCAGGCCCAGGCCGCGCTGGCCTGCGGCGGCCACCGCGTCGAGCGTGGCCTGGTTGTGGCCGCTGCGCGAGACCACGGCCACGCTGGCCCCGGCCTGGGCCAGCGCCACGGCCATGCCCTGCCCTAGCCCTTTGTCGCCGCCTGTCACCAGGGCCACCTGGCCATCCAGCCGAAAGAGATCGAGGATGCTCACGGCCTACCGTCCCTTCAGCAGACCGATGCTCTTCTGCACCCACGCGTGCGCCGGGTCGAGCGCCACGGCCTGCACGCGGTGCTCGCCCGCCAGCATCCACAGGAAGTAGTTGGTGTACCCTGGGGCGCTGCAGGTGGTGTGGTAGCCGTGCGGGGCCATCAGGATGGTCGAGTCGCGCACGGTGTAGGTGGTCTCGTAGCCGCGCTCGGGGCTGTAGTGGCGGGCGTGGCCGAAGCCGTCGGGCTGGTCGACGCGGAAGTAGTACAGCTCCTCGTGGAAGGCCTCGCGCGGCAGGTCGTCGACCTCGTGCTTGTGGGGCGGGTAGGTGCTCCAGTTGCCGCTGGGCACGAAGGTCTCGCCCACGATCAGGCGGCGGGCGGCCAGCTCGGGCTGGTCGCTGCCGGTGAGGATGTTGCGCAGCTCGCGCCCGAAGCTGGCCGCGCCCATCTGGTACACCGTCACCTGGTCGGGGGCGATCAGGTACGGCTCGGCGCTCAGGTCCGAGGGGGCCGAGCACAGGCCCGCGTCCAGGCTGCCGTGGGCGGTGATGGTGTAGCTGGTCTCGCGCGGCAGGTAGACGGCGTAGGGCTTGCCGCCAAACGGGTTGGCGCGCTTGCCGATGCGCTCGAAGCGCAGGCCGCCCGCATCCACGCTGCAGCGCCCGCCCAGCAGCACCAGCAGCACCTCACGCTCGCCCGTGTTGCCGCTGTGGCTCGCGCCATCGGGCAGCACCAGCCGCGCAAAGTCGATCAGCTTGCAGGGGTTTTCGGGTACCGGGTTGAGACCCTGGCTGTTGCCAACATTGGTGAAATAAGTTGTCATAATAATACTCTCTCCATCCTACCTATGCGGGAGCGTGCGCGTGTGCCTGCTCCACTTCTGGAAAAAAAGAGTCTGCTGTGCTCTTGCTGCGCCCGCCATCCAGCGCGTGCTGTGCGCGGCGGGCGCGGGTTTTGGATAGCGCTATCGCTCGATCTCTGCTGTTATTTGTATATTCTCAGGTTCAGCCGCCACAGCCGCCCGCAATGACTGCTCCGCGTGATCAAGGTGGTTCCCTACGAGTGCCACCCCGCTCGAACGCTCGTCATCCAGCTGCACAAACACCTCGGTGCCAGGGTAGGCATGGCAGCCGTGGATGAACGCGCCCTGTACGTTCTGCAGCGCGATCACCGGTGCGCCGGGGGCAGGCGTGGGCGTGGTGCAGCCGCTGATCTCGATCTGATGGGCATCGGCGATGCGGATGGCCGGGCCAGCTTGCCCGCGCACCTCGACCTGGTGCAGCCGGATACGCCGCGCGTTGCGGATGTACAGCCCGGCCCGCTCCATCAGCTCTAGCCCGTCGGCCATGTCGGCGTAGCCCGCCTCGGCGCTCTCGGCCATGCCGATCGTCACATCGCTGAGCGAGATATCCTCTACCGGCATCTCGGCCAGCCCAAACAGGAAGGCGGCGGCCACCTTGGCGTTGCGCGCCGTGATGTGGCTCAGGTGGATGTGGCGGAAGCGCGGGGTGGCCGAGGTGACGGGGTGAGCCTGCTTGTCGGACACGGTGGCGTCGCCCCACCTGCCACAGGCGTAGTAGAGGTTCATGGTCAGCGGGCAGAGCACGTCGGTCATCACGATGTTGCTCACGCGGATGTCCTCGACCAGGCCGCCGCGCCCGCGCCGCGACTTCAGGCGTATGCCACGGTCGGTGCCGACAAACACACAGTTGGAGATCACCACGTTGCGCACATCGCCGCTCATCTCGCTGCCGATCACCACGCCGCCGTGGCCGTCGGCCATGGTGCAGTTGGTGATCGCGATGTTCTCGCAGGGGGCCTGCATGTCGGGGCGCTCGTCCTCGGTGCCCGACTTGATCGTCACGCAGTCGTCGCCCACGCTGATGTAGCAGTCGGCGATCCGCACGTTGCGGCACGAGTCGGGGTTGATGCCGTCGGTGTTTGGCGAGTCGGCGGGGTTGCGGATGGTGATGCCCTGGATGCGCACATTGCTGCAGCGCACCGGGTTGATCGTCCAGCTCGGCGAGTTGATCGCGGTGATGCCCTCGATCACCACATTATCGCACTCGGTGAAGCTGACCAGGCGCGGGCGCGGCGCACCGAGCGTCTTGGTGTGGTAGGCGTCCCACCAGGGCTGGCCGCGCCCATCGATGGTGCCACGCCCCATGATCGCCACGTTCTGTAGGCCACGCCCGCCGATCAGCGGGGCGTGGGTGGTGCGCTCCACGCCCTCCCAGCGGGCGCTGATCAGGGGATACTCGGCCATGTCCTGGCTGCCCAGCAGGGTCGCGCCCGCCTCCAGCAGCAGCGTCACGTGGCTGCGCAGCTCGATCGCCCCGGTGACATACGCGCCCGCCGAGACGACCACGGTGCCGCCGCCCGCGCCCGCGCACCTGTCGATGGTGGCCTGGATGGCCCGCGTGTCGCTGGTGGTGCCATCGCCGCAGGCCCCGAAGGCCCGCACATGGAATGCGAAGAGGTTGTGTTGGTCCTGCATATGCGTGCCTTCTAGCCGTGCCGCGCGGCCTGCTCTAGCTCTAGCGAGGCCAGGATAAATGGCCCCACCCCTTTAAAGTCGTTGGGGCGTATTTCTTCCCCAATGTAGTACTCGAATGTCCCAGGTCGATAGGGGTTGCCGCCCAGGCCTGCCACCGCGCACACGCGGTTCAGCGTGACTAGCCCGCCCTCGTCGACCGTAATCAGCTCGCGCAGCATGCCCTCGTAGCCGCGCCGCGCCACATCCAGCGCGCTGTGCGGCAGGTAGCCCAGCCGCGCACCTTTGGCCAGCGCGTAGACGAACATGGCCGAGGCCGAGGCCTCTAGGTAGTTGCCCGCGCGCTGGCCCTGGTCGAGCACCTGGTACCACAGGCCGCTCTCGGGCTGCTGCACGCGGGTCACCGTATCGGCCAGCCGCCCCAGCACGGCCAGGATGCCCGGGCGCTGCACATGGTCGGCGGGGAAGTCGTCGAGCACATCCACCAGGGCCATGGCGTACCAGCCCATGGCCCGGCCCCAGGCGTGCGGCGAGCGGCCTGTGGATTTGTCGGCCCAGGCCATAGCGCGGCTCTCATCCCACGCGTGGGCCAGCAGGCCAGTCTCAGGGTCGCGGGTCTGCCGCTCGATCAGCAGGATCTGGTGGGCGATGTCGTCAAAGGCGCTCGGCTCGCCGAGATGGCGGGCGCAGGCCGCGTAGAACGGCTCGGCCATGTAGATGCCGTCCAGCCACATCTGGTAGGGGTAGATCTGCTTGTGCCAGAAGCCGCCCGCCTGGGTGCGCGGGTGCTTGCGCAGCTGTTCGCGCAGGGTGCGGATGGCCTGCTCGTAGCGCTGGTCTCCCGTCTCGCGCAGGCGCGGGAACAGCAGGCGCCCAGGGTTGATCTGGTCAAGGTTGTACTCATCGATCCGGTAGGTGCGGATGCCGCCATCTGGCTCGATGAACGCGTCAATATAGGCATTGGCGGCTCGCAGATAGCGCTCCTCGCCGGTGGCGCGCCCCACCGCGGCGATGGCCATCCACAGCAGGCCATGCTCGTAGTGCCACTGCGCAGACTCGGGCGTGTGGCGGGCGATCATGGAATCGGCCATACGCGCAGACCAGGCGGCGGCGGACGCTGGCGGGGTCTCCGCCGGAAAAAGAGCGTGCATAGTCATCCTTCGCGCTCTACAGCGCAGGCTCGGGGCGGCGTGGCTGGCGGGCCACGCCGCAGTCGGATTGCGGTGGGTGCTGGTTGGCCAGCCGCCGCGCGGGGCGACGGCTGGCTGGCGGGGAGTGGCTGGCTACTTCAGGAAGCCTGCCGAGGTCAGGTTCTCCTTGGCGGCGGCCTCAAGGTCTTTGGCACCCAGGCCATCGAGCCCGTCCACATAGGCCTGCCAGTTGGCCTCATCCAGCGGCTGCTGGCCCAGCACGAACTGCACCAGCCCCTCGCTGTAGTAGCGCGTGAAGTCGGCGGCGTTGGAGGGCGGGTTGATCACCGCCGCGCCGGTGCTGTCGGTCCAGGGCTGGTCGCGGAAGCCCTTCCAGTAGCTCAGCGGGTCCATCTTGCGGCCGTTCTTGGTCTCGTAGGTCACGTAACGGGCCTTCAGCTCGATGTCGTTGTTGACGTAGACCATGTTGCGCAGCTGGGTCAGCGGCTGCTGCTCCTTGGCGGTCCAGACCTTGTCCTTATCGATGCCCTCGGTGGTCACGAAGCCGTTGGGGTCTTTCTTGTAGTTCACGCCCTCCTCGCCGAAGCCCAGCAGGTAGTAGCCCTCGTCGGTGGCCATCCACTCCAGCGCCTTGGCGATCGCCGGGCCTTTGCCCGCGTCGATGGCCTTCTGCGAGACCGCGATGATGCGGGCGGCGGCCATGTACACGCCATCGGCGCTCTTTCCCTCGGGGCCGGTGGGCGGCGGCAGCACAACCCACTCGCCGTCGGGGAAGTTGGTGTCGAAGTCCTTGTAGTTGGCCACGGTGGAGAGCGCGGCGAAGTTCTCGTGCATCATGCCATACTTGCCCTGCTTCCAGCGCGCGCGGTACTCGTCCTTCTTCAGGGTCGGCCAGTCGGGGTCGATCACCTTGGCGTCGTTCAGCTGCTTGATGTACTCGGTGGCCTTCATGAAGTTGGGGTTGCGCACGTTCAGGCCGAAGGTCTCGGCGCTCTGCACGTTCCACACGCCCGCCACGCCATACGCGCCGTATACCCAGTCGAAGCGGGTGCCCAGGCCGCCGTTGGTCAGGCCGGTGCCCTCGATGTATGCGCCGAAGCCGTAGGTGTCGGCCTTGCCATTGCCGTCGGGGTCGTTCTCGGTGAAGGCCTTGGCCACCGCCATGAAGTCATCCAGCGTCTTGGGCATCTGCAGGCCCAGCTTGTCCAGCCAGTCCTTGCGGATCACCAGGCCGTCGGCGTAGGGCAGCGCGCCCGGGTCAGGCAGGCCGTACATCTTGCCGTCGATCGTCACCAGCTTGCGGCGGTTCTCGTCGGCGTAGTGGGTCTCGGTGCGCTTGGGCATCTGCGGCAGCAGATCGTCCACCGGCGCGATCAGGCCGTTGTTGGCCAGACGGTACCAGGCGTCGCGGTTCACCTGGAAGATGTCGGGCAGGTTGTTGGCCGCCGCCGCCGCGTTGATCTTGGCGTCCTGATCGTTCAGGGCCGAGGGCAGCAGCGTCACCTTCAGGTTCACGCCCGCTGCGTCGCGGAGCTTCTGGTAGGCGGCCCAGTCCTCGGGGGGCGGCCCGGCCTCCGACACGCTTGCGCCAGCCCACAGCTCCACATCGGTCAGCTTGCCGTCGGATGCGGGCGCAGGCGCGGCGGTGGCGGCAGCCGCCCCCTCGGATGCGGGCGCGACGGTGGCGCTGTCGGATGCGGGCGCGGCGCTGGGCTGGCTGGCGGCGGGCGGCGCTGCGGTGTTGGTGCCGCAGGCGGTGATAAAGAGCGTGACGGTCGCTGTCACGAGCGCGAGCTTCTGCCGAGATCGACGCATGAGTGTGCCTCCTCCAAAAACAACGGCTACAAGAAAGATATGATCTAGCCCTTCACACCGCCGATCAGCGTGCCTTTGGTGAAGTGTCGCTGGATCCACGGGTAGAGCAGCACCATCGGCAGCATCGCCAGCAGTACGCTGGCCGCCTTCATCGACTCGATCGAGGCCGAGCTGAAGGCGTTGGCCTCAACATACTCGTTAAAGTTGGCGGCGTTCAGAATGTTGCGCAGCAGCACGGGCAGCGGGGTCAGCTGCGCGTCGTTCAGATACAGGATGGCCGAGAAGAACTCGTTCCAGTGGGCCACGGCGTAGAACATGCCGACCGTCAGGATGATCGGCTTGGAGAGCGGCATCACGATCCTAGTCAGGATCTGCAGCTCGTTCGCGCCATCGATCCGCGCGGCCTCCATAATCTCCTCGGGCAGGCCCTCGAAGAAACTCTTCATCACCAGGGTGTTGTACACGCTGATCGCCGTGGGCAGCACCACCGCAGGCAG from the Chloroflexia bacterium SDU3-3 genome contains:
- the kduD gene encoding 2-dehydro-3-deoxy-D-gluconate 5-dehydrogenase KduD; this translates as MLDLFRLDGQVALVTGGDKGLGQGMAVALAQAGASVAVVSRSGHNQATLDAVAAAGQRGLGLTADLGEPQAAAGVVEQAVAELGRIDILVNNAGTIRRAEAASTALEDFTAVLDVNLIGAWAAAQAAGRHMLAQRHGRIINIASLLSFQGGIRVPAYTAAKHALAGLTKAMANEWAGSGVCVNAIAPGYMATDNTQALRDDPERSRQIMERIPAGRWGTPDDLAGAVVFLSSRAAGYIHGHVLAVDGGWLAR
- a CDS encoding glycoside hydrolase family 28 protein, yielding MQDQHNLFAFHVRAFGACGDGTTSDTRAIQATIDRCAGAGGGTVVVSAGAYVTGAIELRSHVTLLLEAGATLLGSQDMAEYPLISARWEGVERTTHAPLIGGRGLQNVAIMGRGTIDGRGQPWWDAYHTKTLGAPRPRLVSFTECDNVVIEGITAINSPSWTINPVRCSNVRIQGITIRNPADSPNTDGINPDSCRNVRIADCYISVGDDCVTIKSGTEDERPDMQAPCENIAITNCTMADGHGGVVIGSEMSGDVRNVVISNCVFVGTDRGIRLKSRRGRGGLVEDIRVSNIVMTDVLCPLTMNLYYACGRWGDATVSDKQAHPVTSATPRFRHIHLSHITARNAKVAAAFLFGLAEMPVEDISLSDVTIGMAESAEAGYADMADGLELMERAGLYIRNARRIRLHQVEVRGQAGPAIRIADAHQIEISGCTTPTPAPGAPVIALQNVQGAFIHGCHAYPGTEVFVQLDDERSSGVALVGNHLDHAEQSLRAAVAAEPENIQITAEIER
- the iolB gene encoding 5-deoxy-glucuronate isomerase; its protein translation is MTTYFTNVGNSQGLNPVPENPCKLIDFARLVLPDGASHSGNTGEREVLLVLLGGRCSVDAGGLRFERIGKRANPFGGKPYAVYLPRETSYTITAHGSLDAGLCSAPSDLSAEPYLIAPDQVTVYQMGAASFGRELRNILTGSDQPELAARRLIVGETFVPSGNWSTYPPHKHEVDDLPREAFHEELYYFRVDQPDGFGHARHYSPERGYETTYTVRDSTILMAPHGYHTTCSAPGYTNYFLWMLAGEHRVQAVALDPAHAWVQKSIGLLKGR
- a CDS encoding glycosyl hydrolase family 88 gives rise to the protein MTMHALFPAETPPASAAAWSARMADSMIARHTPESAQWHYEHGLLWMAIAAVGRATGEERYLRAANAYIDAFIEPDGGIRTYRIDEYNLDQINPGRLLFPRLRETGDQRYEQAIRTLREQLRKHPRTQAGGFWHKQIYPYQMWLDGIYMAEPFYAACARHLGEPSAFDDIAHQILLIERQTRDPETGLLAHAWDESRAMAWADKSTGRSPHAWGRAMGWYAMALVDVLDDFPADHVQRPGILAVLGRLADTVTRVQQPESGLWYQVLDQGQRAGNYLEASASAMFVYALAKGARLGYLPHSALDVARRGYEGMLRELITVDEGGLVTLNRVCAVAGLGGNPYRPGTFEYYIGEEIRPNDFKGVGPFILASLELEQAARHG
- a CDS encoding carbohydrate ABC transporter permease; its protein translation is MTWFARKRRTEFAFELLLAIFLTLVFILIAVPMWRVIMMSVTPLNYRSESTFGLLIPPWDWSGEAFRQLLTHSAFTHATMISVIITVGGTAVNLLLTIPLAYVLSVRTLPGRALITGFILFTFLFNPGLVPTYLVVQKLGLINTLPAVVLPTAISVYNTLVMKSFFEGLPEEIMEAARIDGANELQILTRIVMPLSKPIILTVGMFYAVAHWNEFFSAILYLNDAQLTPLPVLLRNILNAANFNEYVEANAFSSASIESMKAASVLLAMLPMVLLYPWIQRHFTKGTLIGGVKG
- a CDS encoding extracellular solute-binding protein translates to MRRSRQKLALVTATVTLFITACGTNTAAPPAASQPSAAPASDSATVAPASEGAAAATAAPAPASDGKLTDVELWAGASVSEAGPPPEDWAAYQKLRDAAGVNLKVTLLPSALNDQDAKINAAAAANNLPDIFQVNRDAWYRLANNGLIAPVDDLLPQMPKRTETHYADENRRKLVTIDGKMYGLPDPGALPYADGLVIRKDWLDKLGLQMPKTLDDFMAVAKAFTENDPDGNGKADTYGFGAYIEGTGLTNGGLGTRFDWVYGAYGVAGVWNVQSAETFGLNVRNPNFMKATEYIKQLNDAKVIDPDWPTLKKDEYRARWKQGKYGMMHENFAALSTVANYKDFDTNFPDGEWVVLPPPTGPEGKSADGVYMAAARIIAVSQKAIDAGKGPAIAKALEWMATDEGYYLLGFGEEGVNYKKDPNGFVTTEGIDKDKVWTAKEQQPLTQLRNMVYVNNDIELKARYVTYETKNGRKMDPLSYWKGFRDQPWTDSTGAAVINPPSNAADFTRYYSEGLVQFVLGQQPLDEANWQAYVDGLDGLGAKDLEAAAKENLTSAGFLK